The following nucleotide sequence is from Alkalihalobacillus sp. LMS39.
GGATTCGTTAACCTGAATTGAAATGTGAATGATTCGCCAATATCGATGCTGTTATCAGATATCGTTAATTGGTCGACTATGACTGTTGGATTTTTTGAAAATCCAAATAATTGTAAAACATCTGGATGTGCTTGTCTAAGTAAAGTACGGCATCCATGTTTGATAATCCAGTCTGTATTAGGGTTGGTTCCTTTCCATGATCTACAAATGTTAATAACGATATTTGGATTGTCTTTTGAAATATCATTTAAATGATTAGCAACGCTTTTGCGCACATATTGGCTTTCGTCTTGCTTAAGTTTTGTAAGGAGAGGTAGGATTGGTGTTGGGTCCTTTTTAAATTCATGCAACGGTTTAGCCCAAGGAAGTCTTGGACGACTCCCTTCACTTGCTAACCTCCGAATATGCTCATCAGGGTCGTCCGCCCAAGTTAACATGGTAGCCACCATTTTTTCTGGGTCCTTTTCTATAAAAGGACGAACGGCATATTCAGAAGTACTCCCTGATGTAAATATCGTTAAGGCATGCAATGATAAATCCCAGTCATCTTGACCGTACACTTCAACAAAGTCTGGGAAAAACAAATATTCGAATCCTTGGCAAGTTTCATGCAGTGTTAAAAGGATACGAAGTGAGTCTTCATAAGAGTCAGGAAATGTGTATGCAATGGAATGGGTGATGTGACGAATCCGTTCTTTTAATTCTTTTGTTTCCCAATTTTCATCAAAAAGAAAGTGTAAAAATCTTTTCTCTTGAAATGCAGGGTAAACAGCTTTTACTTTTTGAACAAATTGTGAAAAAAAAACATCATTATACATATTTTTTAACGGTTCAGCCATGTTCGTTAGTCCTTTCTTTTTCATATAATATCGGAAGAGCATTTGAATATTTTACTTCACGTAACGCTAGACTTGTTTGCATTTGTGTAATTCCTAGCTTGTTTAATTTGCGAACAAATCCTTCGAGTGATTTCCTGTCTTTATTTGCTACTTTTAAAAGGTAGTCATATTCACCAGTTATACAATGGCATTCTAATACTTCCTCCATTTCAAACAACGCTTTTTCTAATACGTCTAAGTTTTCAGCTTTATGATTGTTTGAACTAATAAAGACAAAAGAAAGCAAATCAAACCCCAGTTTTTCCGCATCTAGTATCGCAACATGTTTTTGAATATAGCCTTCTTTATGAAGTCGTTTAATTCGGGCATGCGTAGCTGGTGGTGATAAATTGACGATTTTAGCGATTTCGGTATTTGTCAGCTGTGATTCTTTTTGAAGTAAATCTAAGATTTTTAAATCGAGCGGGTCGATTATTTTTTTTGTAATGGTTTCCATAGTAATCGCATCCTTAAAAAAATTCGATGAAATGGGTAAAGAACTACAATTAATTGAATTATTTTTTGTTATTTTAATTATATACTTTATTTTCTTTTGAAATCCTTCTAATTATCAAAAAAATATCTTGAAAACAGCAATATCATTGTAAAATAGAAGAGATAAGATGTTTCATCTAAACATGAGAAAGAATAATAAAATCAAAAAGGATGAAAGCGTTTACTTAATTAATGGAGGAGAATAAAATGGGTCAAGAAAAAAATCGCTTTGAAACAAAAGTCATTCACGAAGGATATAATACGAATGAATTTGCTGGAAGTTTAGCACCGCCAATATTTCAAACCTCTACTTTTACATTTGAAACGGCCGAGCAAGGTGAAAAACGCTTTGCAGGTGAAGAAGCAGGTTATGTTTACTCAAGATTAGGAAATCCAACGGTGACGATGTTTGAGCAAAGAATGGCTCAACTTGAAGGTGGAGAAATGGCACTTGGTTTTGCTTCAGGGATGGCGGCTGTTTCCGCTGTATTAATGAGTCTTACAAAATCAGATGACCATATTTTATGTTCTCAAGGCGTTTATGGTTGTACGTATGGGTTGTTAGAATTATTTAAAGAAAAATACAATATCAATTTTGATTTTTCAGCGATGAGTTCCGAAGAAGAGCTTCGCGCAGCAATTACTGAAAAGACAACATGCATTTATGTTGAAACACCGATTAACCCAACGATGCAAATCATTGATTTAAAAATGGTAGCCAAAGTGGCAAATGAATATAGTATTCCTGTTGTCGTTGATAATACGTTTTGTTCGCCTTATTTGCAAAGGCCATTAGAGCTCGGTTGTGATATTGTTGTTCATAGTGCGACAAAATATTTATGTGGTCACGGTGATGTGATTGCCGGTGTTGCAGTAGGAACAAAAGAAATGATGGAAGAAGTTTCGTTCACGACGAGGAAAGATGTAGGAGGAGTATTGGCTCCATTTAATGCATGGTTATTATTACGAGGACTAAAAACATTACCTGTGCGAATGGATCGCCATTGTGATAATGCTGTTCAAATTGCAACATATTTGCAAAAACATCCATATGTCGAAAAAGTAGTGTACCCAGGGTTTGGCATGCAAGATAATGAGCAAATGAAAAAAGGCGGCGGAATGATTAGCTTTACCATTAAAGGCGATAAGAAAAAAGCCCAGGAATTTATGAATAAACTTGAACTAATAAAAATTGCAGTGAGCTTGGGAGATGCGGAAACATTAATTCAACATCCCGCAACGATGACTCATGCTGTTGTTCCTGAACAAAGACGGGAAGAGATGGGAATCACAAATAATATGCTTCGACTATCTGTAGGTTTAGAAGCTTGGGAAGATATTCAAATGGATTTAGAGCAAGCGCTCGATCAAATGCAGCTTTAAGAAACGATGAAAGCACTAAAAAGTAGATTTTTACTTTTTAGTGTTTTTTTTTGCGAAAAAAGAGGATAACGATCGCTTATATAAGACAAAACAGGAGAGAAAAGAGGAGGAAGTGTCCAATTGAGGACGTCTATTAGACAAAACAGGAGGAAATGTCCAATAGAAGGCGTCTATTAAACAAAAGGAGAAGGAAATGTCCTTTATTCAAAAGATAAGAAAGCATAAAATTTTTGGTGTAGCAGTGAAGCTTTGAAAGCTATTTCAAGAAGAGCGAAGGCTCCGCACTTCGCTTGAAAGAAAAGACCCAAATGAATCATTCAACACTTGGGCGGGTTTATCGCGTTAGCAATTTTGTTGATTAGGGT
It contains:
- the megL gene encoding methionine gamma-lyase, which produces MGQEKNRFETKVIHEGYNTNEFAGSLAPPIFQTSTFTFETAEQGEKRFAGEEAGYVYSRLGNPTVTMFEQRMAQLEGGEMALGFASGMAAVSAVLMSLTKSDDHILCSQGVYGCTYGLLELFKEKYNINFDFSAMSSEEELRAAITEKTTCIYVETPINPTMQIIDLKMVAKVANEYSIPVVVDNTFCSPYLQRPLELGCDIVVHSATKYLCGHGDVIAGVAVGTKEMMEEVSFTTRKDVGGVLAPFNAWLLLRGLKTLPVRMDRHCDNAVQIATYLQKHPYVEKVVYPGFGMQDNEQMKKGGGMISFTIKGDKKKAQEFMNKLELIKIAVSLGDAETLIQHPATMTHAVVPEQRREEMGITNNMLRLSVGLEAWEDIQMDLEQALDQMQL
- a CDS encoding DNA alkylation repair protein yields the protein MAEPLKNMYNDVFFSQFVQKVKAVYPAFQEKRFLHFLFDENWETKELKERIRHITHSIAYTFPDSYEDSLRILLTLHETCQGFEYLFFPDFVEVYGQDDWDLSLHALTIFTSGSTSEYAVRPFIEKDPEKMVATMLTWADDPDEHIRRLASEGSRPRLPWAKPLHEFKKDPTPILPLLTKLKQDESQYVRKSVANHLNDISKDNPNIVINICRSWKGTNPNTDWIIKHGCRTLLRQAHPDVLQLFGFSKNPTVIVDQLTISDNSIDIGESFTFQFRLTNPLEEAALLRVEYAIDFVKANGKHSRKLFKITENTYKHGTVQFTRRHSFKNLSTRIHYAGTHHLSIIINGNELDSISFELTNKEKQTQP
- a CDS encoding Lrp/AsnC family transcriptional regulator; the protein is METITKKIIDPLDLKILDLLQKESQLTNTEIAKIVNLSPPATHARIKRLHKEGYIQKHVAILDAEKLGFDLLSFVFISSNNHKAENLDVLEKALFEMEEVLECHCITGEYDYLLKVANKDRKSLEGFVRKLNKLGITQMQTSLALREVKYSNALPILYEKERTNEHG